One stretch of Hymenobacter chitinivorans DSM 11115 DNA includes these proteins:
- a CDS encoding GNAT family N-acetyltransferase, whose amino-acid sequence MIRLEQFTQADFKQLIEWIKDEELLMNWSGSLFSFPLTEESLAWYIEDTNDPLTSDAFVYKAVDEATGEVVGHISLGGISRKNRSARISRVLVGSTAHRGRGLCQEMIKAVLKIGFEQLDLHRIDLGVYDFNQGAIGCYTKAGMTLEGTSRESLYFNGSYWSLTEMSMLEAEWEKLYGRHKALQAV is encoded by the coding sequence ATGATTAGACTGGAGCAATTCACCCAAGCCGACTTTAAACAGCTGATTGAGTGGATTAAGGATGAAGAATTATTGATGAACTGGTCGGGCTCCCTGTTCTCGTTTCCCCTGACCGAGGAAAGCCTGGCCTGGTACATCGAGGATACCAACGACCCGCTGACTTCCGACGCCTTCGTGTACAAGGCCGTCGATGAGGCTACCGGCGAGGTCGTGGGGCATATTTCCCTGGGCGGTATCAGCCGCAAAAACCGCTCGGCGCGCATTAGCCGGGTGCTGGTGGGCAGCACCGCCCACCGGGGCCGGGGCCTGTGTCAGGAAATGATAAAGGCGGTGCTCAAAATTGGCTTCGAGCAGCTGGACCTGCACCGCATCGACCTGGGCGTGTACGACTTCAACCAGGGCGCCATCGGCTGCTACACCAAGGCCGGCATGACCCTGGAAGGCACCTCGCGCGAGAGTCTGTACTTCAACGGCTCGTACTGGAGCCTGACGGAGATGAGCATGCTGGAAGCGGAGTGGGAAAAGCTCTACGGCCGGCACAAGGCACTGCAGGCCGTGTAG
- a CDS encoding S41 family peptidase codes for MQRSVVTGLLLGLASHSATAQHNAYNITDSVKVYLDQSLDVFQRHALHRDRVDWAKLRETAYARAAGATTYEALTPLYPYLFEQLDDHHGWYSFRGKKYGWQKSAPAYTNAAVLDELKKKPGVRVRRIGKDVGYLLLPGNSDFGMSRLNENAQAIRDSLCALPGKPVKSWIIDLRLNTGGNMYPMLAGLGTLLGEGTLGGFVEGSAAPGPLWIIRQGNLYLDTTRVSRVQDKCRSPRPNVPIAVLLSGRTASAGEVVAISLVGRPNTRSFGEPTAGYTTANDGHKLPGGAGLTLAESYEVDRRNKAYTEQVKPDVEIIGGDNFTTFAADQKIQAALKWLKKVR; via the coding sequence ATGCAGCGTAGCGTAGTAACAGGCCTATTATTGGGGCTGGCAAGTCACTCGGCCACCGCCCAGCACAATGCCTACAACATCACCGACAGCGTCAAGGTCTACCTCGACCAGAGCCTGGACGTATTCCAGCGCCACGCCCTGCACCGGGACCGGGTCGACTGGGCCAAGCTGCGCGAAACGGCCTACGCCCGGGCGGCCGGGGCCACCACCTACGAGGCCCTGACCCCGCTCTACCCCTACCTGTTCGAGCAGCTCGACGACCACCACGGCTGGTACAGCTTCCGGGGCAAAAAGTACGGCTGGCAAAAGTCCGCCCCGGCCTACACCAACGCCGCGGTGCTCGACGAGCTCAAGAAAAAGCCCGGCGTGCGGGTGCGGCGCATTGGCAAAGACGTGGGCTACCTGCTGCTGCCCGGCAACTCGGACTTCGGCATGAGCCGCCTCAACGAAAATGCCCAGGCCATCCGGGACTCCCTCTGCGCCTTGCCCGGCAAGCCCGTCAAGAGCTGGATTATTGACCTGCGCCTCAACACTGGCGGCAATATGTACCCCATGCTGGCCGGCCTGGGCACCCTGCTCGGCGAGGGCACCCTGGGCGGCTTCGTGGAAGGCAGTGCCGCGCCGGGCCCGCTGTGGATTATCCGCCAGGGCAACCTGTATTTGGACACCACGCGGGTGTCGCGGGTGCAGGATAAGTGCCGTAGCCCCCGCCCCAACGTGCCCATTGCGGTGCTGCTGAGCGGCCGCACGGCCAGCGCCGGCGAGGTGGTGGCCATCAGTCTGGTGGGGCGGCCCAACACCCGCAGCTTCGGGGAGCCCACGGCCGGCTACACCACCGCCAACGACGGCCATAAGCTGCCCGGGGGCGCCGGCCTCACCCTGGCCGAATCCTACGAGGTGGACCGCCGCAACAAAGCCTATACCGAGCAGGTCAAGCCCGACGTGGAGATTATCGGCGGGGACAACTTCACTACTTTTGCGGCCGACCAAAAAATTCAGGCCGCGCTGAAGTGGCTGAAAAAGGTGCGCTAA
- a CDS encoding M28 family peptidase: MLSSSSRLLLLAFSGLLSYSATGQELRLDKKVTKALQKVEPNDLKAHIQYLADDKLLGRRPGTPGYQLAVDYVSRQLQSLGVQPAGDAGTFVQRVRLRKAFSNPATTKLLLSTGSEAPVPLAPAQEFVFYPNPEAPSVTVHAPLAFAGYGISAPELNYDDYAGLDARGKVVVVLRGAPKAFPSTVAAASQDVLALLQNAVQHGAVGVLLASPTPKTPLPNFKSGVFSVLDAEGKVAASRSFAPGVQLLGAVSAGTLQTLLRTAATDTTAAYAALRAGQPASVALRSTMKATNVSTYQDLDSYNVVGKIPGSDARLRDEYVVHSAHLDHLGVGVPVKGDSIYNGAHDNASGVASVLEIARIYARLPEREKPKRSVLLVLQTGEELGLLGSAYFAARPTVPKEQIVADINTDMPTIIAPLLSIVALGAQHSTLAEPVNKAAAYLKLSVEADPEPEQNRFIRSDQYSFVLQGIPALHIKYGNKTADGKNDLSKTVQAWRATTYHKPQDDMNGTFDFEAGKKYVQLNFLIGYQVAQAAQRPRWNPGDFFGTRFGSK; the protein is encoded by the coding sequence ATGCTTTCCTCTTCTTCACGCCTGTTGCTGCTGGCTTTCAGCGGCTTGCTTTCCTATTCGGCGACCGGCCAGGAGCTGCGCCTCGACAAAAAAGTAACCAAGGCCCTGCAAAAGGTCGAGCCCAATGACCTCAAGGCTCATATTCAGTACCTGGCCGACGACAAGCTGCTGGGCCGCCGCCCCGGCACGCCCGGCTACCAGTTGGCCGTGGATTACGTGAGCCGGCAGCTGCAAAGCCTGGGCGTGCAGCCCGCCGGCGACGCGGGCACCTTCGTGCAGCGGGTGCGCCTGCGCAAAGCCTTTAGCAATCCGGCCACCACCAAGCTGCTGCTCAGCACTGGTTCCGAGGCGCCCGTGCCCCTGGCCCCGGCCCAGGAATTCGTGTTTTACCCCAACCCCGAAGCCCCGAGCGTAACCGTGCATGCCCCGCTGGCTTTTGCCGGCTACGGCATCAGCGCCCCCGAGCTGAATTACGACGACTACGCCGGCCTCGACGCGCGCGGCAAGGTGGTAGTGGTGCTGCGCGGGGCGCCCAAGGCGTTTCCCTCCACCGTGGCCGCCGCCAGCCAGGATGTGCTGGCCCTGCTGCAGAACGCCGTGCAGCACGGCGCGGTGGGGGTGCTGTTGGCTTCGCCCACGCCCAAAACGCCGCTGCCCAACTTTAAGTCGGGCGTATTCAGCGTGCTCGATGCCGAGGGCAAAGTGGCCGCCTCCCGCTCCTTCGCACCCGGCGTGCAGCTGCTCGGAGCCGTGAGTGCCGGCACCCTGCAAACCCTGCTGCGCACGGCCGCCACCGATACCACGGCCGCCTACGCGGCCCTGCGCGCGGGCCAGCCGGCCTCGGTAGCGCTGCGCAGCACGATGAAGGCCACCAACGTTTCCACCTACCAGGACCTGGACAGCTACAACGTGGTGGGCAAAATCCCCGGCTCCGACGCCCGGCTGCGCGACGAATACGTGGTGCACAGCGCCCACCTCGACCACCTGGGCGTAGGGGTGCCCGTGAAAGGCGACTCGATTTACAACGGGGCCCACGACAACGCTTCGGGCGTGGCCAGCGTGCTGGAAATTGCCCGGATTTATGCGCGCCTGCCGGAGCGTGAAAAGCCCAAACGCTCGGTGCTGCTCGTGCTCCAAACCGGGGAGGAGCTGGGCCTGCTGGGCTCGGCCTACTTTGCGGCCCGGCCTACGGTGCCCAAGGAGCAAATCGTGGCCGACATTAACACCGACATGCCCACCATCATTGCCCCGCTGCTGTCCATTGTGGCCCTGGGCGCCCAGCACTCGACCCTGGCCGAGCCGGTGAACAAGGCCGCGGCGTACCTGAAGCTAAGCGTGGAGGCCGACCCCGAGCCCGAGCAAAACCGCTTTATCCGCTCCGACCAGTACAGCTTCGTGCTCCAGGGCATTCCGGCCTTACACATCAAATACGGCAACAAAACCGCCGACGGTAAAAACGACCTAAGCAAAACCGTGCAGGCCTGGCGCGCCACCACCTACCACAAGCCCCAGGACGACATGAACGGCACCTTCGACTTCGAAGCGGGCAAAAAATACGTCCAGCTCAACTTCCTCATCGGCTACCAGGTGGCCCAGGCCGCGCAGCGCCCCCGCTGGAACCCCGGCGACTTTTTCGGCACCCGGTTCGGCAGCAAGTAG
- a CDS encoding YfcC family protein, translated as MKTLRFPHPLVLLVGFILLATLLSYVLPAGEFARHADAATGRDVVVPGSYHRVPATPVSPLDAMVDIPKGMADAAAVIFFVFLTGGAFTVIDQTGALRRGVDWLLGKLRGQEVLVIPIISLLFATMGALENMQEEIIPLVPVLLVLMRRLGYPVITAAAVSIGAAAVGASFSPLNPFQVGIAQKLAQLPLLSGAWFRLTFLALALVVWIGGTMRYAAKNRVVPELGTDDDATTARAGRHGIVLLLLLLTFAVFTYGVLNLGWEFEQMGALFFVLGVLAGLIGGLGLNGTAEAFITGFRDLAFSALLIGFARAIFVVLEQGHIVDTIVNGLSAPLAQLPVTLSALSMIGVHTALHLPVPSVSGQAVLTMPILTPLSDLLGLPRQVTVLAYQYGAGLCEIITPTNGALVAIVAACGVRFDQWWKFVLPLYFTLLALAAVAVVIGVAIGLA; from the coding sequence ATGAAGACCCTCCGCTTCCCCCACCCGCTCGTGCTGCTCGTCGGGTTTATTTTGCTGGCTACCCTGCTAAGCTACGTGCTGCCCGCCGGCGAATTTGCCCGCCACGCCGATGCCGCCACCGGCCGCGACGTAGTGGTGCCCGGCTCCTACCACCGCGTGCCCGCCACCCCGGTTTCCCCCCTGGACGCCATGGTCGACATTCCCAAGGGCATGGCCGATGCGGCGGCCGTTATCTTCTTCGTCTTCCTGACCGGCGGGGCCTTCACCGTCATCGACCAGACCGGGGCCCTGCGCCGGGGCGTCGACTGGCTGCTGGGCAAGCTGCGGGGGCAGGAAGTGCTGGTCATTCCCATTATTTCCCTGCTGTTTGCCACGATGGGGGCGCTGGAAAACATGCAGGAGGAAATTATTCCGCTGGTGCCGGTGCTGCTGGTGCTGATGCGCCGCCTGGGCTACCCCGTCATTACGGCGGCCGCCGTCAGCATCGGGGCCGCGGCCGTGGGCGCCTCGTTCAGCCCCCTGAACCCGTTTCAGGTCGGTATTGCCCAGAAGCTGGCCCAGCTGCCGCTGCTCTCGGGCGCCTGGTTCCGGCTCACGTTTCTAGCCCTGGCCCTGGTGGTCTGGATTGGGGGCACGATGCGCTACGCGGCCAAAAACCGGGTTGTTCCGGAGCTAGGCACCGACGACGACGCTACCACTGCCCGGGCCGGCCGCCACGGCATCGTGCTGCTGCTTTTGCTGCTGACCTTTGCCGTGTTTACCTACGGGGTGCTGAACCTGGGCTGGGAGTTTGAGCAGATGGGCGCCCTGTTTTTCGTGCTGGGCGTGCTGGCCGGCCTTATCGGCGGCCTGGGCCTCAACGGCACCGCCGAGGCCTTCATCACCGGCTTTCGGGACCTGGCGTTTTCGGCCTTGCTCATCGGCTTTGCCCGGGCCATTTTCGTGGTCCTCGAGCAGGGCCATATCGTCGATACCATCGTCAACGGCTTGTCGGCACCCCTGGCTCAGCTGCCCGTCACACTCTCGGCCCTGAGCATGATTGGGGTGCACACGGCCCTGCATTTGCCCGTGCCCAGCGTGAGCGGGCAGGCCGTGCTGACCATGCCCATCCTCACCCCGCTCTCCGATTTGCTGGGCTTGCCCCGCCAGGTCACGGTGCTGGCCTACCAGTACGGGGCCGGCCTGTGCGAAATCATCACCCCCACCAACGGGGCCCTCGTGGCCATTGTGGCCGCCTGCGGGGTCCGCTTCGACCAGTGGTGGAAATTCGTGCTGCCCCTATATTTCACCCTGCTGGCCCTGGCCGCCGTGGCCGTGGTTATCGGCGTCGCTATTGGGCTGGCGTAG
- a CDS encoding DUF6960 family protein, producing MPRPKPVTYGLYSWTPDFGFRYIHPANRRTFEWLEPMGKLFEKIDETEDWILLRYDEQQFKVSGELFQELHDKPPFSFGDLVEEANPEPGRPAHRGLISDVYWNEAQHRASFQLVEKKRKVKRVFEAEELRLS from the coding sequence ATGCCCCGTCCCAAACCCGTCACCTACGGCCTGTATTCCTGGACGCCGGATTTCGGCTTCCGCTACATTCACCCCGCCAACCGCCGCACCTTCGAGTGGCTGGAGCCCATGGGCAAGCTCTTCGAGAAAATCGACGAAACCGAGGACTGGATTCTGCTCCGCTACGACGAGCAGCAGTTCAAAGTCAGCGGCGAGTTGTTCCAGGAGCTCCACGACAAGCCCCCCTTCAGCTTCGGCGACCTGGTGGAGGAAGCCAACCCCGAGCCCGGCCGTCCCGCCCACCGTGGCCTGATTTCGGACGTCTACTGGAACGAAGCCCAGCACCGGGCCAGCTTCCAGCTGGTCGAGAAAAAGCGCAAAGTGAAGCGCGTTTTCGAAGCCGAAGAGCTGCGGCTAAGCTAA
- a CDS encoding DUF421 domain-containing protein, producing MKKEEIHLGDWQRIILGNAPGEYMLEVVLRTLVIYVILLVVIRLLGKRMGAQLTITEMAVMLTLGAIVAVPMQIPDRGLLPAAVLLGVVLLLQRGVNLLALKNRKVEVVVQSDVSLLLKNGVLNTAEMEKMGISHEQVFAHLRSKDVLHLGQLCRVYLESGGHFSVFRYKEPRPGLSVLPERDEHLRDEEQHAPDLSACLYCGNVQHQVSAKTQCTNCGHQHWSYAVQPQSLVEQEAVLH from the coding sequence ATGAAAAAGGAAGAAATTCACTTAGGTGACTGGCAACGCATTATCCTGGGCAACGCCCCGGGCGAGTACATGCTCGAAGTGGTCCTGCGGACCCTGGTTATTTACGTCATTCTACTGGTCGTAATCCGGCTGCTGGGCAAACGCATGGGCGCCCAGCTCACTATCACCGAAATGGCCGTGATGCTCACCCTGGGGGCCATTGTGGCCGTGCCCATGCAGATTCCCGACCGGGGCCTGCTGCCGGCGGCCGTGCTGCTGGGCGTGGTGCTGCTCCTGCAGCGGGGCGTCAACCTGCTGGCGTTGAAAAACCGCAAGGTGGAAGTCGTGGTGCAGAGCGACGTGAGTCTGCTGCTCAAAAACGGGGTGCTGAACACGGCCGAAATGGAGAAGATGGGCATTTCGCACGAGCAGGTATTTGCCCATTTGCGCTCCAAGGATGTGCTCCACCTGGGCCAGCTCTGCCGGGTCTACCTCGAATCGGGGGGGCATTTCAGCGTGTTTCGCTACAAGGAGCCGCGGCCGGGCCTGAGCGTGCTGCCCGAGCGCGACGAGCACCTGCGCGACGAGGAGCAGCACGCCCCCGACCTGAGTGCCTGCCTCTACTGCGGCAACGTGCAGCACCAGGTGTCGGCCAAAACCCAGTGCACCAACTGCGGCCACCAGCACTGGAGCTACGCCGTGCAGCCCCAGAGCCTGGTCGAGCAGGAAGCCGTGCTTCACTAA
- a CDS encoding DUF885 domain-containing protein, which produces MKKIILRILGAVLLVVAALAVNTIWFKPVFIRLFYEKVFVQLAFDSPEMLSALHLVEGLGIQGHNRRLNDASDAEATRVQTRLHNDLATLHRYDTTGMRGQDRLNYQVLEWFMTNADAAAAFRYDNYPVNQLFGVQNEFPDFMANVHQVHNRRDAEYYNERLAAVGRKFGQVLEGLRIREQHGVVPPTFVIDKVLAEMQALVAQAPEQNILYTSLAEKLKKAEDLDAAAQAELLAEAKRQIQSAVYPAYQQLITYFTELRPRSTTDAGVWKFPNGAAYYAYCLRTSTTTSLSAAQIHALGRSEVARITAEMATILRAQNVPGADSVGPTMARLGEEPRFLYADTDSGRAQILADYRRLLTQVNGGLDKAFRIRPKSVLEVRRVPVFKEKTSAGAYYERGTLDGSRPGVFYASLYDVKATPKFGMHTLAYHEGIPGHHFQIGIQQELKGLPTFRTLVPFTAYTEGWALYAERVASELGFEQDPYDNLGRLRAELFRAARLVVDTGLHDQRWTREQAIQYMRRTTGMAESDVVAEVERYIVMPGQACAYKIGMLKILELREQARQQLGSRFDLRDFHDVVLQNGALPLEILEQVVQDYIRRKKAA; this is translated from the coding sequence ATGAAAAAAATTATCCTGCGAATCCTGGGCGCGGTCCTGCTGGTCGTGGCCGCCCTGGCCGTCAATACCATCTGGTTTAAGCCCGTGTTCATCCGGCTCTTCTATGAGAAGGTATTCGTGCAGTTGGCCTTCGACTCGCCCGAGATGCTGTCTGCCCTGCACCTCGTGGAGGGCTTGGGCATTCAGGGCCACAACCGCCGCCTCAACGACGCCTCCGACGCCGAGGCCACCCGCGTGCAGACGCGCCTGCACAACGACCTGGCCACTCTGCACCGCTACGATACCACCGGCATGCGCGGCCAGGACCGTCTCAACTACCAGGTGCTGGAGTGGTTTATGACCAACGCCGACGCAGCCGCGGCCTTCCGCTACGACAATTACCCGGTCAACCAGCTGTTTGGGGTCCAGAACGAGTTTCCAGACTTCATGGCCAACGTGCACCAGGTGCACAACCGCCGCGACGCGGAGTATTACAACGAGCGGCTGGCGGCGGTGGGCCGCAAGTTTGGGCAGGTACTCGAAGGCCTGCGAATTCGGGAGCAGCACGGGGTGGTGCCGCCCACCTTCGTCATCGACAAGGTGCTGGCTGAAATGCAGGCCCTGGTGGCCCAGGCGCCCGAGCAAAACATTCTTTACACGTCGTTGGCGGAAAAGCTGAAAAAAGCCGAGGACCTGGACGCTGCCGCCCAAGCTGAGCTGCTGGCCGAAGCCAAGCGCCAGATTCAAAGCGCGGTATACCCGGCCTACCAGCAGCTGATTACCTACTTCACCGAGCTGCGCCCCCGCTCCACCACCGACGCGGGCGTGTGGAAATTTCCCAACGGGGCCGCCTACTACGCCTACTGCCTGCGCACCAGCACCACAACCAGCCTCAGCGCCGCCCAGATTCACGCCTTGGGCCGGAGCGAAGTGGCCCGCATTACGGCCGAAATGGCGACAATCCTGCGGGCCCAGAACGTGCCCGGCGCCGACAGTGTAGGACCAACCATGGCCCGCCTGGGCGAGGAACCCCGCTTTCTGTACGCCGATACCGACAGTGGCCGAGCCCAGATTCTGGCCGACTACCGCCGCCTGCTGACCCAGGTAAACGGGGGGCTCGACAAAGCCTTCCGCATCCGGCCCAAATCGGTGCTGGAAGTGCGCCGGGTGCCGGTGTTCAAGGAGAAAACCTCGGCCGGCGCCTACTACGAGCGGGGCACCCTGGATGGCTCCCGCCCGGGCGTGTTCTACGCCAGCCTGTACGATGTGAAGGCCACGCCCAAGTTTGGCATGCACACGCTGGCCTACCACGAAGGTATTCCGGGCCACCACTTCCAGATTGGCATTCAGCAGGAGCTCAAGGGCTTGCCCACGTTCCGTACGCTGGTGCCCTTCACGGCCTACACCGAAGGCTGGGCCCTGTACGCCGAGCGGGTGGCCTCGGAGCTGGGCTTCGAGCAAGACCCCTACGACAACCTGGGCCGCCTGCGGGCCGAGCTGTTCCGGGCCGCCCGCCTGGTAGTAGATACCGGCCTGCACGACCAGCGCTGGACCCGGGAGCAGGCCATCCAGTATATGCGCCGCACCACGGGCATGGCCGAGTCCGACGTGGTGGCCGAGGTGGAGCGCTACATCGTGATGCCGGGGCAGGCCTGCGCCTACAAGATTGGCATGCTCAAGATTCTGGAGCTGCGCGAGCAGGCCCGGCAGCAGCTTGGCTCCCGCTTCGACCTGCGCGACTTTCACGACGTGGTGCTGCAGAACGGGGCGTTGCCGCTGGAAATTCTGGAACAAGTGGTGCAGGACTACATTCGCCGCAAAAAAGCAGCTTAA
- a CDS encoding 2OG-Fe(II) oxygenase: MKAALHQVRHLLPDSDLICFIVPGAFSASACAALLTADIQVGLHSAATHYPTYYRNNERCVVDDEELAQQLFSVIGPVLPAELPAEQPGGQPWQLKQLNTRLRFCRYAAGQYFHRHLDGVYHESETVQSRLTFMVYLNDAAEFRGGRTLFYRSKDDPQVWAEYEPAKGDLIVFDHRLWHEGEQLEAGEKYVLRSDILYETTPLGAQAGPYAPGHLGYIWQVLPFGEEVLSAGRDKLIKVWSRRGELRQQLAGHQNSILSLCQLNATTLLSGSRDMSIKVWERGPNGFVLRRSLALHRATVLSLRRLTDQLFVSSAADGLIKISDEHGRVQHTLAGHTDWVWQAIPVAAELLVSSSEDGALRLWHWPTQASLAVIGNDLPPAHTLLFEPGPRRLYAGTQAGEIQVWQADHTLQHWALVSTLAAHRGIVRTLTLLPGGRLASGGEDNQVKIWDLTTGSCQQAMTHDDFVQSTAWLPESGQLLSASYDGRLRVWDV, translated from the coding sequence ATGAAAGCTGCTCTTCACCAGGTGCGCCATTTGCTGCCCGACAGTGACTTAATCTGTTTCATTGTACCCGGGGCCTTTAGTGCCAGCGCCTGTGCGGCGTTGCTTACCGCCGATATACAAGTGGGTTTGCACTCGGCCGCCACACATTACCCCACCTACTACCGCAACAACGAGCGGTGCGTGGTGGATGACGAAGAACTGGCCCAGCAGCTTTTCTCAGTAATTGGGCCGGTGCTGCCCGCGGAATTGCCCGCCGAACAACCGGGTGGGCAGCCCTGGCAGCTCAAGCAGCTCAATACCCGGCTGCGCTTCTGCCGCTACGCCGCGGGCCAGTACTTCCACCGCCACCTCGACGGCGTGTACCACGAATCCGAAACCGTACAGTCGCGCCTGACTTTTATGGTGTACCTGAATGACGCGGCCGAATTCCGGGGCGGCCGGACCCTATTTTACCGCAGCAAGGACGACCCGCAGGTGTGGGCCGAGTATGAGCCGGCCAAGGGCGACTTAATCGTTTTTGACCACCGGCTCTGGCACGAAGGAGAGCAGCTGGAAGCCGGGGAGAAATACGTGCTGCGCAGCGACATTCTCTACGAAACCACGCCGCTGGGTGCGCAAGCGGGGCCCTACGCCCCGGGCCATTTGGGCTATATCTGGCAGGTGCTGCCGTTCGGGGAAGAGGTTCTTAGTGCGGGCCGCGACAAACTAATTAAGGTCTGGAGCCGCCGGGGAGAGTTGCGGCAGCAGTTGGCCGGGCACCAGAACTCCATTCTGAGCTTGTGCCAGCTTAACGCGACGACGCTGCTTTCGGGCTCCCGGGACATGAGCATCAAGGTGTGGGAGCGGGGTCCGAATGGCTTCGTGCTGCGCCGCAGCCTAGCCCTGCACCGGGCTACCGTGCTTTCCCTGCGCCGGCTTACCGACCAGCTGTTTGTCAGCTCGGCCGCCGATGGACTTATCAAAATCAGTGATGAGCACGGGCGCGTGCAGCACACTCTGGCCGGGCACACCGACTGGGTCTGGCAGGCCATTCCCGTAGCCGCCGAGCTGCTTGTATCCTCTTCCGAGGACGGAGCGCTCCGGCTGTGGCACTGGCCCACTCAAGCCAGCCTGGCAGTTATCGGCAACGACTTACCACCGGCGCACACCCTGTTGTTTGAGCCTGGACCTCGGCGGCTATATGCCGGCACCCAGGCCGGGGAAATCCAGGTGTGGCAGGCCGACCACACGCTGCAACATTGGGCGTTGGTGTCGACGCTGGCGGCCCACCGGGGCATTGTCCGCACGCTGACGTTGCTGCCCGGGGGCCGGCTGGCCAGCGGGGGCGAAGACAACCAGGTGAAAATTTGGGATTTAACAACCGGCAGCTGTCAGCAGGCAATGACCCACGACGATTTTGTGCAGTCCACGGCCTGGCTGCCGGAGAGCGGGCAGCTACTCAGCGCCTCGTATGATGGCCGGCTCCGGGTGTGGGATGTATAG
- a CDS encoding GNAT family N-acetyltransferase, giving the protein MTLTWTSKKFSDLTLPELYALLQLRTEVFIVEQNCPFQDIDGQDQAAYHLLGYAPQGQLAAYARLFDAGQCYEQVSIGRVVVAPAFRRFGLGRELMRQALAHCEQLFGAQPIKIGAQQYLTEFYQSFGFEQRGEMYLEDDIPHIYMLRP; this is encoded by the coding sequence ATGACCCTGACCTGGACCAGCAAAAAATTCTCTGACCTGACCCTGCCCGAGCTCTACGCCCTGCTGCAGCTGCGCACCGAAGTATTCATTGTGGAGCAGAACTGCCCGTTTCAGGATATCGACGGGCAGGACCAGGCCGCCTACCACCTGCTGGGCTACGCGCCCCAGGGCCAGCTGGCCGCCTACGCCCGCCTCTTCGACGCGGGCCAGTGCTACGAGCAGGTCAGCATTGGGCGGGTGGTGGTGGCGCCGGCCTTTCGGCGCTTCGGCCTGGGCCGGGAGCTGATGCGCCAGGCCCTGGCCCACTGCGAGCAGCTGTTTGGCGCCCAGCCCATCAAAATCGGGGCCCAGCAGTACCTGACGGAGTTTTACCAGAGTTTTGGATTTGAGCAGCGCGGCGAAATGTACCTGGAAGACGACATTCCGCACATTTACATGCTGCGGCCCTGA
- a CDS encoding PAS domain-containing protein — translation MPASIPPVDYQQLFRSLPENLMLMTPDVTIIDNTDGHVQVSLKKREEIVGRDFFDAFPSVDQNQGDIIFQSQDHVRRFREPHAMPVIRYDLEVPAERGGGFEELYWQATHYPILDDQGELLYILQRTQNVTEQYRAEQQRLTAQRELAEAQERTRFILESLPVLIWTATPDGQRDFFNQRWLTFTGREPAAILGTGWMQDIHPDDQANVRRNWAHSVEQGVVYQAEYRLRRHDGLYRWVLVRATPRRNAAGDITMWVGCGTDIHDQKQLVQELLEANEQQSALSDQAYQAYQLAQSQKETFHNLFEQAPALICILRGPEHTFEFVNPRYQELFRGRQLVGSSVAEALPEVVEQGFIGLLDNVYATGETFYGNEISIMLEGPAGEPTRQLFLNFTYQLFSEHGQKAGITVFAYDVTDLVQARKAIEKGQGGAAHAS, via the coding sequence ATGCCTGCCTCTATTCCCCCCGTCGATTACCAACAGCTGTTCCGCTCGTTGCCCGAAAACCTGATGCTGATGACGCCCGACGTCACCATTATCGACAATACCGACGGCCACGTGCAGGTGTCGCTCAAAAAGCGGGAGGAGATTGTCGGGCGCGACTTTTTTGACGCCTTCCCCTCGGTCGACCAGAACCAGGGCGACATCATCTTTCAGTCCCAGGACCACGTGCGCCGCTTCCGGGAGCCCCACGCCATGCCCGTAATTCGCTACGACCTGGAAGTGCCGGCCGAGCGGGGCGGCGGCTTCGAGGAGCTCTACTGGCAGGCCACGCACTACCCGATTCTGGACGACCAGGGCGAGCTGCTCTACATTCTGCAGCGCACCCAAAACGTGACCGAGCAGTACCGGGCCGAGCAGCAGCGGCTGACCGCCCAGCGGGAGCTGGCCGAGGCTCAGGAGCGCACCCGCTTTATCCTGGAGTCGTTGCCGGTGCTGATCTGGACGGCCACGCCCGACGGGCAGCGCGACTTTTTCAACCAACGCTGGCTCACCTTTACCGGCCGCGAGCCGGCCGCTATTCTGGGCACCGGCTGGATGCAGGACATTCACCCCGACGACCAGGCCAACGTGCGCCGCAACTGGGCCCATTCCGTGGAGCAGGGCGTGGTCTACCAGGCCGAATACCGCCTGCGCCGCCACGACGGGCTCTACCGCTGGGTGCTGGTGCGGGCCACGCCCCGCCGCAACGCCGCGGGCGACATCACCATGTGGGTGGGCTGCGGCACCGATATTCACGACCAGAAACAGCTGGTGCAGGAGCTGCTGGAAGCCAATGAGCAGCAGTCGGCCCTGTCGGATCAGGCGTATCAGGCGTATCAGCTGGCCCAGAGCCAGAAGGAAACCTTCCACAACCTGTTTGAGCAGGCTCCGGCCCTGATCTGCATTTTACGCGGCCCCGAGCACACCTTCGAGTTTGTTAACCCGCGCTACCAGGAGCTGTTCCGGGGCCGGCAGCTGGTGGGCAGCTCCGTGGCCGAGGCCCTGCCCGAAGTGGTGGAGCAAGGCTTCATCGGACTGCTCGACAACGTGTACGCCACCGGTGAGACGTTCTACGGCAACGAAATTTCCATTATGCTCGAAGGCCCCGCCGGGGAGCCGACCCGGCAGCTGTTTCTCAACTTCACCTACCAGCTGTTTTCGGAGCACGGGCAGAAGGCCGGCATCACCGTGTTTGCCTACGACGTAACCGACTTGGTACAGGCCCGCAAGGCCATTGAAAAGGGTCAGGGGGGCGCGGCGCATGCTTCCTAA